In Helianthus annuus cultivar XRQ/B chromosome 3, HanXRQr2.0-SUNRISE, whole genome shotgun sequence, a single window of DNA contains:
- the LOC110931280 gene encoding protein FAR1-RELATED SEQUENCE 5-like: MKCNYRVFGEVLAFDATYSTNQYNMIFVPFTGVDHHKNCVTIAATLLYDETIESFTWMLEQFLEAHGKQPRLVLTDQDPTMKQAIAKVFNESVHRLCMWHIMDKLPHKIDGDVLQNTNLRRHKWLSDMFSIRDQWVPGYFRDIPMCCLMKTTSRCESSNALSKVNSSASNTLVQFMLCFEIAIDGQRYWQRISEHKTESTSAALSTPLPIEAHAALVYTRSIFKEVQKEISKALLSCMNGRPDVVDGYEHYTVSHFEKGTVIGDYTVKINMSDNSVTCSCMLFTRIGYLCRHVFSAYRFRGINKIPDKYIAPRWKKDALPKKVFNLEFRYGVDSSESFKLRSEALNLAQQCGDRLRGDSVKLAWFVEQIKAIKNKIFEEVPTDPSSNNKGGVFEELVGESQPDSVSFVAPQGIRNKGCGRSRRLIGPGEKAKKKQKRKQSHGDEDNNEENDEDIDEDSDEDSDVEQEEKKELQIVWKTCLP, from the exons ATGAAGTGCAATTACAGAGTTTTTGGCGAAGTGTTAGCTTTTGATGCCACCTACAGTACTAACCA GTATAATATGATTTTTGTTCCTTTTACGGGGGTTGATCACCATAAGAATTGCGTAACAATTGCGGCTACTCTTCTTTATGATGAAACTATTGAGTCGTTCACATGGATGTTGGAACAATTTCTTGAAGCACATG GTAAACAACCGAGGCTAGTGTTAACCGACCAAGACCCGACAATGAAACAAGCCATAGCTAAAGTTTTCAATGAATCTGTCCATCGTCTATGTATGTGGCATATTATGGATAAACTTCCTCATAAG ATTGATGGTGATGTGTTACAGAATACCAACTTGAGG CGTCACAAGTGGTTGTCTGATATGTTTTCTATTAGAGATCAGTGGGTCCCAGGTTATTTTAGGGACATACCAATGTGTTGTTTAATGAAAACAACGTCTAGATGCGAAAGTTCAAACGCACTTTCTAAGGTAAACTCTAGCGCATCGAATACTTTGGTTcagtttatgttatgttttgagATAGCAATTGATGGTCAACGCTACTGGCAACGGATTTCTGAGCATAAAACCGAATCAACATCTGCCGCCTTATCCACTCCGTTACCTATAGAAGCACATGCAGCACTTGTATACACCAGAAGCATTTTTAAGGAAGTCCAAAAGGAGATATCTAAAGCCTTATTATCATGTATGAATGGTAGACCTGATGTTGTTGATGGTTATGAACATTATACGGTTTCTCACTTTGAAAAAGGGACCGTTATTGGTGATTACACG GTTAAGATCAATATGAGTGATAACTCAGTTACATGCTCATGTATGTTATTTACACGCATTGGATATCTATGTCGTCATGTTTTTTCTGCATACCGATTTCGAGGCATAAACAAAATTCCTGACAAGTATATAGCTCCAAGGTGGAAAAAAGATGCATTGCCTAAGAAAGTGTTCAACCTTGAATTCCGTTATGGTGTTGACAGCTCAGAAAGCTTTAAGCTTAGGTCAGAGGCGCTGAATTTAGCTCAGCAGTGTGGTGATCGATTACGGGGTGATTCAGTAAAGCTTGCTTGGTTTGTGGAACAAATCAAGGCTATTAAGAACAAAATTTTTGAAGAGGTCCCAACTGATCCAAGTTCTAACAATAAAGGTGGTGTCTTTGAAGAATTGGTTGGAGAATCACAACCTGATAGTGTTTCTTTTGTGGCTCCCCAAGGTATTAGGAATAAAGGATGTGGGAGATCTCGTCGTTTGATTGGCCCGGGAGAGAAAGCCAAG aaaaaacaaaaacgtAAACAAAGTCACGGTGACGAAGATAATAatgaagaaaatgatgaagatATCGATGAAGATAGTGATGAAGATAGCGATGTAGAGCAAGAAGAAAAAAAGGAATTGCAAATTGTGTGGAAAACGTGCCTACCATGA